A window of Dorea formicigenerans contains these coding sequences:
- a CDS encoding glucose-1-phosphate adenylyltransferase, whose amino-acid sequence MRKKEMIAMLLAGGQGSRLGVLTSKVAKPAVAFGGKYRIIDFPLSNCINSGIDTVGVLTQYQPLRLNSHIGIGIPWDLDRSIGGVSILPPYEKSTSSEWYTGTANAIYQNLEYMESFHPDYVLILSGDHIYKMDYQVMLDYHKENNADVTIAAMPVPIEEASRFGIVITDDSGKITEFQEKPPQPKSNLASMGIYIFSWKALKEALVALKDEPGCDFGKHIIPYCHEKGERLFAYEYNGYWKDVGTLGSYWQANMELIDIIPEFNLYEEFWKIYTNNAILPPQYIAENAVIDRSIIGNGCEIYGEVHNCVISAGVTIEEGAVVRDSIIMSDCMIGKGCVIDKSIIAENTKIGEGAILGIGSEEPNKLKPAVYSFGLVTIGENSVIPDHVQIGKNTAISGITNKEDYPDGVLGSGETLIKAGEIA is encoded by the coding sequence ATGAGGAAAAAGGAAATGATAGCAATGCTCCTGGCAGGAGGACAAGGCAGCAGACTTGGTGTTCTGACATCAAAAGTTGCGAAACCAGCTGTTGCATTTGGTGGAAAATACAGAATCATTGATTTTCCGCTAAGTAACTGTATTAATTCAGGAATTGATACTGTAGGTGTATTGACACAGTATCAGCCATTACGTTTGAATTCACATATCGGGATAGGTATCCCATGGGATTTGGATCGAAGCATCGGTGGTGTTTCGATTCTTCCGCCATATGAGAAGAGTACAAGCAGTGAGTGGTATACAGGTACAGCGAATGCCATTTATCAGAATCTGGAATACATGGAATCGTTCCATCCAGATTATGTATTAATTTTATCTGGAGATCACATTTATAAGATGGATTACCAGGTGATGCTTGATTATCATAAGGAGAACAATGCAGATGTTACAATCGCGGCTATGCCGGTTCCGATAGAAGAGGCAAGCCGTTTTGGAATTGTAATCACCGATGATAGCGGTAAGATTACAGAATTTCAAGAGAAACCGCCACAGCCGAAGAGTAATCTGGCATCAATGGGAATCTACATATTTAGCTGGAAAGCATTAAAAGAAGCTCTTGTAGCATTGAAGGACGAGCCTGGATGTGACTTTGGAAAGCATATCATTCCGTATTGTCATGAGAAGGGTGAGCGCCTGTTTGCTTATGAATACAATGGATACTGGAAAGATGTTGGAACACTGGGATCTTACTGGCAGGCTAATATGGAGCTGATCGATATTATACCGGAATTTAACCTTTATGAAGAATTTTGGAAGATTTACACTAACAATGCTATACTTCCGCCTCAGTACATTGCAGAGAATGCTGTGATAGACCGAAGCATTATCGGCAATGGCTGCGAGATTTATGGAGAGGTACATAATTGTGTTATCAGTGCCGGAGTCACAATTGAAGAAGGTGCGGTAGTGAGAGATTCAATCATCATGAGCGATTGTATGATTGGAAAAGGCTGTGTGATCGATAAATCTATCATAGCTGAGAATACGAAGATTGGCGAAGGCGCGATCCTTGGAATCGGCAGTGAAGAACCAAATAAATTAAAACCGGCAGTCTACTCATTTGGACTTGTAACGATCGGAGAGAATTCTGTAATCCCGGATCACGTACAGATTGGTAAGAACACCGCAATCAGTGGAATTACGAACAAAGAAGATTATCCGGACGGAGTACTTGGAAGTGGAGAAACATTAATAAAGGCGGGTGAGATAGCATGA
- the murC gene encoding UDP-N-acetylmuramate--L-alanine ligase, protein MYKINFDQPVHVHFIGIGGISMSGLAEVLLEENFTVSGSDNKESALTDHLEKAGAQIFYGQKASNIIDGIDVVVYTAAIHKDNEEYQAAVQKGLPMLTRAELLGQLMTNYDIPIAVSGTHGKTTTTSMISHILLAGEMDPTISVGGILKAIGGNIRVGNSEIFVTEACEYTNSFLSFFPKISVILNIDEDHLDFFKDLEDIRNSFHRFAKLLPKDGTLVINGDIDRLDEITGDLDCKLVTYGTNPSATYHAANVTHDELGEASFDLVKNGEFVDRISLSVSGDHNVSNALAALAVADLLDVNVSVAKKGLKEFHGTDRRFEYKGETNGVTIIDDYAHHPTEIAATLTAATHYPHREIWCIFQPHTYTRTKALFPEFVEALSHTDHVIMADIYAARETDTLGVSSKQIADELKAKGCDAYYFPSFEEIENFCLTHCQKGDVLITMGAGDVVNIGETLLGR, encoded by the coding sequence ATGTATAAAATTAATTTTGACCAGCCAGTACACGTACATTTTATCGGAATCGGCGGTATCAGCATGAGCGGACTTGCCGAGGTACTTTTAGAAGAGAACTTTACTGTTTCCGGATCTGACAACAAAGAATCTGCTCTGACAGATCATCTTGAAAAAGCCGGCGCACAGATTTTCTATGGACAGAAAGCTTCTAATATTATAGATGGTATCGATGTAGTTGTATATACGGCTGCAATTCATAAAGACAATGAAGAATATCAGGCTGCAGTTCAAAAAGGACTCCCGATGCTGACACGTGCTGAACTTCTCGGACAGCTTATGACAAACTACGATATTCCAATCGCAGTTTCCGGAACTCACGGAAAAACAACAACAACTTCTATGATTTCACACATTCTTTTGGCCGGAGAGATGGATCCGACTATTTCTGTTGGCGGAATCTTAAAAGCAATCGGTGGAAATATCCGTGTCGGTAATTCCGAGATTTTTGTTACGGAAGCATGCGAATATACAAACAGTTTCCTTAGCTTCTTTCCTAAGATCAGTGTGATTCTGAATATTGACGAAGATCATCTGGACTTCTTCAAGGATCTGGAGGATATCCGCAACTCTTTCCACAGATTTGCAAAGCTGCTTCCAAAAGACGGAACACTTGTTATCAATGGTGACATTGATCGTCTGGATGAGATTACAGGAGATCTTGACTGCAAACTCGTAACTTACGGAACGAATCCTTCCGCAACTTATCATGCTGCAAATGTAACTCATGACGAACTCGGCGAAGCATCCTTTGACCTGGTAAAGAATGGTGAATTTGTAGATCGTATTTCCTTATCTGTAAGTGGAGACCATAATGTATCCAACGCACTTGCCGCACTTGCTGTTGCAGATCTTCTGGATGTAAATGTCTCCGTTGCCAAAAAGGGACTGAAAGAATTTCACGGTACAGACCGTCGTTTTGAATACAAAGGCGAGACTAATGGTGTGACGATCATTGATGACTATGCACATCATCCGACAGAGATTGCTGCAACACTGACTGCTGCGACCCATTATCCGCATCGTGAGATCTGGTGCATTTTCCAGCCTCATACTTATACACGTACAAAAGCTCTCTTCCCGGAATTCGTTGAGGCACTTTCACATACAGATCATGTGATCATGGCTGATATTTATGCAGCAAGAGAAACGGATACTCTCGGAGTGTCTTCTAAGCAGATTGCAGATGAATTGAAGGCAAAAGGATGCGATGCATACTACTTCCCAAGCTTTGAAGAGATAGAAAATTTCTGTCTGACACATTGTCAAAAAGGGGATGTGTTGATAACTATGGGAGCCGGAGACGTTGTAAACATTGGGGAAACGCTTCTTGGAAGATAG
- a CDS encoding DnaD domain protein gives MRKLTLTNHVQSDTTVLENEFIDHYMAEANGEYVKVYLILLRHLNEPSGTLTISKIADLLDITEKDVIRALNYWKKKGLLDYDMPVDGETPAIPAQPRMTEEPSAPEPAAPSIQPAPTTTDVSSIEQYRSRKEFKELLFVAEQYLGKTLSHSDVESITYFYETLHMSADLIEYLIEYCVENGHTSMHYIQKVALSWCERHIKTVSEAKASSMAYNKNCYSILGAFGIKGRAPAPSEMEYIKRWTSEYGFSLDLILNACARTMNAIHQPSFDYTESILKKWLEQSVKNIQDIETLDAGFIREKEAREKERREKELQRKSAAKITPAPTKFNNFENRSYDMSDLERKLLQQ, from the coding sequence ATGAGAAAATTAACACTTACAAACCACGTGCAGAGTGATACAACTGTACTGGAGAACGAATTTATCGATCATTATATGGCAGAGGCGAACGGGGAATACGTGAAGGTATACCTTATTCTTTTGCGCCATCTGAATGAGCCTTCAGGAACTCTGACAATTTCAAAGATTGCAGATTTATTAGATATTACAGAAAAAGATGTGATCCGTGCATTGAACTACTGGAAAAAGAAAGGGTTACTGGATTATGACATGCCTGTAGACGGAGAGACTCCGGCGATTCCGGCACAGCCGCGTATGACAGAAGAACCATCTGCACCGGAACCGGCTGCTCCTTCTATTCAGCCGGCACCGACAACTACAGATGTATCCAGTATTGAGCAGTACCGCTCTCGTAAAGAGTTCAAAGAACTTCTTTTTGTTGCAGAGCAGTACCTTGGCAAGACGCTGTCCCATTCTGACGTAGAATCTATTACATATTTTTACGAGACTTTACATATGTCTGCAGATCTTATCGAATACCTGATCGAGTACTGTGTAGAGAACGGTCATACAAGCATGCACTATATTCAGAAGGTTGCTCTTTCCTGGTGTGAACGCCACATTAAGACGGTTTCTGAAGCAAAAGCAAGCTCTATGGCATACAATAAGAACTGCTATTCTATTCTCGGAGCTTTCGGCATTAAAGGACGCGCTCCTGCACCGTCTGAGATGGAATACATCAAGCGCTGGACTTCCGAATATGGGTTCTCTCTGGATCTGATCCTGAACGCATGCGCCAGAACTATGAATGCAATTCATCAGCCAAGCTTTGACTATACTGAATCTATTCTGAAAAAATGGCTGGAGCAAAGTGTTAAGAACATTCAGGATATCGAAACCCTGGATGCCGGATTTATCCGCGAAAAAGAAGCCCGTGAAAAAGAACGCCGTGAAAAAGAACTTCAAAGAAAAAGTGCCGCTAAAATCACACCGGCACCAACAAAGTTCAACAACTTCGAGAATCGTTCTTATGATATGAGCGATCTTGAGCGCAAGCTGTTACAGCAATAA
- a CDS encoding ATP-binding protein, whose translation MALSNSQYDQLMRDYEQLQLDNEHELRLRFDEVYAKIPKLRTIDDTISSLSVEKAKRLLEGDEDALSSFHEKLLTLTGEKQKLLTSHGFPSDYLEKHYHCPDCQDTGYIGTHKCHCMKKAIIELLYNDSNLKGILEQENFHTFSLDYYSKSHIDPLTGRSARDAIETALRVCHHFIDTFSSEFHNILLYGDTGVGKTFLTHCIAKELMDHSYSVIYFSAAGLFDFLAKNTFGKRDEIDEDALSHICSCDLLIIDDLGTELANSFTVSQLFVILNERILRKEATIISTNLSLEDIKAIYSERIFSRISSSYSMLRLTGDDIRIQKKLLNLGGTKDVTP comes from the coding sequence ATGGCATTATCAAATTCCCAGTACGATCAATTGATGCGCGATTATGAGCAATTACAACTGGATAACGAGCATGAACTTCGTCTTCGTTTTGATGAAGTTTATGCGAAGATTCCAAAGCTTCGCACAATTGATGACACGATTTCTTCTCTGAGTGTTGAAAAAGCAAAGCGACTGCTGGAAGGAGACGAAGATGCTCTTTCTTCATTTCATGAAAAGCTCCTGACATTAACTGGCGAAAAGCAGAAGCTTCTTACGTCTCACGGATTTCCATCTGATTATCTTGAAAAGCATTATCACTGTCCAGACTGTCAGGATACCGGATATATTGGAACACACAAGTGCCACTGTATGAAAAAGGCAATTATCGAGCTTCTATATAACGACTCGAACTTGAAAGGAATTTTAGAGCAGGAAAATTTTCACACATTTTCTCTGGACTACTATTCCAAAAGCCATATTGATCCGCTGACCGGAAGATCGGCAAGAGACGCCATTGAAACCGCACTTCGTGTCTGTCATCATTTTATTGATACATTTTCCAGTGAATTTCATAATATTCTTTTATATGGAGATACTGGTGTTGGAAAGACATTTCTCACTCACTGTATTGCAAAGGAATTAATGGATCACTCTTATTCAGTTATTTATTTTTCTGCAGCAGGGCTTTTTGATTTTCTTGCTAAGAATACTTTTGGTAAAAGAGATGAGATCGATGAAGATGCGCTCTCCCATATTTGCAGCTGTGACTTGCTAATTATTGATGATCTTGGCACAGAGCTCGCGAATAGCTTTACGGTTTCACAATTATTTGTTATACTTAATGAGCGAATCTTACGAAAGGAAGCGACAATCATATCTACGAACCTGTCGCTCGAAGATATAAAAGCAATTTATTCTGAACGAATTTTTTCACGTATCAGCAGCAGCTATTCTATGCTCCGTCTGACCGGTGACGATATCAGAATTCAAAAAAAATTATTAAACCTAGGAGGTACAAAAGATGTTACGCCGTAA
- a CDS encoding ribose-phosphate pyrophosphokinase has protein sequence MLRRNERNLDNIPAGTLGIIAIDGCQAMGKEVDHFITTWRHEDGHKFMDDVVFSGYQRDSYLVNAHVPRFGSGEAKGVIDESVRGMDLYILVDVCNYSLTYSMSGNTNHMSPDDHYQNLKRIIAAVGGKAKRINVIMPFLYESRQHKRSSRESLDCALALQELTHMGVDNIITFDAHDPRVQNAIPLSGFETVRPTYQFVKGLLDRYDDLIIDSDHMMAISPDEGATERAVYLANVLNLDMGMFYKRRDYTRVVNGRNPIVAHEFLGSSVEGKDVIILDDMISSGDSILDVAKQLKSRNAKRIFAAATFGLFTNGLDKFDEAYESGLIDGVLTTNLIYQTPELLSRPYYINCDMSKYVALMIDTLNHDGSISDILDPSERIQVCVEEYKKAHGQL, from the coding sequence ATGTTACGCCGTAACGAACGTAATCTTGACAACATCCCTGCAGGAACACTTGGAATCATCGCAATTGATGGCTGCCAGGCGATGGGAAAGGAAGTCGATCATTTCATCACTACATGGCGCCATGAAGATGGACACAAATTCATGGATGATGTAGTATTCAGTGGATATCAGAGAGATTCTTATCTCGTAAATGCTCATGTACCACGTTTTGGTTCCGGGGAAGCCAAAGGTGTGATTGATGAGTCTGTCCGTGGTATGGATCTTTACATTTTGGTCGATGTCTGCAACTACAGCCTGACATATTCTATGAGTGGAAACACAAATCATATGTCACCAGATGATCATTATCAGAACTTAAAGAGAATTATCGCTGCTGTCGGTGGTAAAGCAAAACGTATCAACGTTATCATGCCATTCCTCTATGAAAGCCGTCAACATAAGAGAAGCTCTCGTGAGTCTCTGGACTGCGCACTCGCACTTCAGGAGCTGACACACATGGGCGTTGATAATATTATTACATTTGATGCACACGACCCTCGTGTACAGAACGCAATCCCGCTTTCCGGATTCGAGACAGTGCGTCCAACTTATCAGTTTGTAAAAGGATTATTAGATCGCTACGATGACTTGATCATCGACAGTGACCACATGATGGCGATCAGCCCAGATGAGGGTGCTACAGAGCGTGCTGTATATCTGGCAAACGTTCTAAACCTGGATATGGGTATGTTCTATAAGAGACGTGATTACACACGTGTGGTAAATGGACGCAACCCAATCGTTGCTCATGAGTTCCTTGGTTCTTCTGTAGAAGGAAAAGATGTTATTATTCTGGATGACATGATTTCTTCCGGAGACAGCATCCTGGATGTTGCAAAACAGTTAAAGAGCCGCAATGCAAAACGTATTTTTGCCGCTGCTACATTTGGACTCTTTACAAATGGACTGGATAAGTTCGATGAAGCCTATGAAAGTGGTCTGATTGATGGAGTCTTAACAACGAATCTGATTTACCAGACACCGGAACTTCTTTCCAGACCTTATTATATCAACTGTGATATGAGTAAATATGTTGCTCTTATGATTGATACTCTGAACCACGACGGATCTATCAGTGATATTCTGGATCCTAGTGAGAGAATTCAGGTATGCGTTGAGGAATACAAGAAAGCTCACGGTCAGTTATAA
- a CDS encoding ATP-binding protein yields the protein MKIKELRLKNFGKFTNKEIHFSDGMNVIYGENESGKSTLYTFIRAMLFGLERGRGRAAAQDAFSRYEPWENPNYYCGEMKFESGDKEFLLSRNFDRYGKNETLVCLEDAEELSVKDGDLQMLMGDLSPQIYDDTMAMAQMRVKPGMTLSEELKNYASNYYATGDGELDLAAAIDYLKEQKKESLHEMQKQMEKRQDKREHISQEMSYVWRDIHKLEEEQAHLEEEIEFRKVRERESRLLLKQDEEEPKHMIDEIRPSKWRVHPLEILVAVLAVVLCAWLLKRPWNYLVAIILVLLSSIYVWNRMKISKKVEKTEPEKILEEITPQEEKIPTDRLKWELERNALELGDKRVRYSNLKEDLEELDGISDEERILNAQAEARQLAIDKIQELSGEMQKKLRGKLNDRVSEIMEFITEGKYTRLNVEEGLNISLLSEGRKVDIARVSQGTAEQVYFALRMAASEVLLEEELPVILDDTFVSYDEERLESVLEWLAKSGKQVLLFTCQKREMKILSEMGVKNCNYIKLQ from the coding sequence ATGAAAATCAAAGAGTTGAGACTTAAGAACTTTGGAAAGTTTACAAATAAAGAAATTCATTTCTCAGATGGAATGAATGTGATATATGGAGAAAATGAGTCTGGAAAGTCTACCCTTTATACGTTTATCAGAGCTATGCTTTTTGGGTTGGAACGAGGGCGTGGAAGAGCTGCGGCGCAGGATGCATTTTCCAGATATGAACCGTGGGAAAATCCGAATTATTATTGTGGGGAAATGAAATTTGAATCAGGAGATAAGGAATTTCTTCTGTCCAGAAATTTTGACCGGTATGGGAAAAATGAGACGCTTGTCTGTCTGGAAGATGCAGAAGAATTGTCTGTGAAAGATGGAGATCTTCAGATGCTCATGGGTGATTTGAGTCCACAAATTTATGATGATACGATGGCTATGGCACAGATGAGGGTAAAGCCTGGAATGACGCTCTCCGAGGAATTGAAAAATTATGCATCTAATTATTATGCGACCGGAGATGGGGAACTTGATCTGGCGGCAGCTATAGATTATTTGAAAGAGCAGAAAAAAGAAAGTTTGCATGAGATGCAAAAGCAAATGGAAAAACGCCAGGATAAAAGAGAACACATTTCTCAGGAAATGTCTTATGTGTGGCGTGATATTCATAAACTGGAAGAAGAACAGGCACATTTGGAAGAAGAGATTGAGTTTAGAAAAGTGCGGGAGCGAGAATCCAGGCTGTTGCTTAAGCAGGATGAAGAAGAACCCAAACACATGATAGATGAGATACGGCCATCTAAATGGAGAGTACATCCATTGGAAATATTGGTAGCGGTACTGGCAGTGGTTCTGTGTGCGTGGCTTTTGAAACGTCCGTGGAATTATCTGGTCGCAATTATTTTAGTATTGCTTTCCAGCATCTATGTGTGGAACCGGATGAAGATCAGTAAAAAAGTTGAGAAGACAGAGCCGGAAAAAATTTTGGAGGAGATTACACCTCAAGAGGAGAAGATTCCTACAGACCGTCTGAAATGGGAACTGGAGAGAAATGCGTTGGAGCTTGGGGATAAGCGGGTACGTTATTCCAATCTAAAGGAAGACCTGGAAGAGTTAGACGGGATTAGTGATGAGGAGAGAATTCTGAATGCCCAGGCGGAGGCAAGACAGCTTGCGATTGATAAAATTCAGGAACTTTCTGGAGAGATGCAGAAGAAGCTTCGAGGAAAATTAAATGACCGGGTTTCAGAGATTATGGAATTTATTACAGAAGGGAAATATACCCGATTAAATGTAGAAGAAGGATTAAATATCAGCTTACTGAGTGAAGGGCGCAAGGTAGATATTGCAAGAGTCAGCCAGGGGACAGCAGAGCAAGTATATTTTGCACTTCGAATGGCAGCATCAGAAGTACTGTTAGAAGAAGAACTTCCGGTGATTCTGGATGATACATTTGTAAGTTATGACGAGGAACGGCTGGAAAGTGTGCTGGAATGGCTTGCGAAAAGTGGAAAACAGGTATTATTGTTCACCTGTCAGAAAAGAGAGATGAAGATACTTTCCGAAATGGGAGTTAAAAATTGTAATTATATAAAATTACAGTAG
- a CDS encoding metallophosphoesterase family protein: MRFIHIADIHLGADPYIGSSRKEKREKEIWTSLERVLEVCESKHVEMLLIAGDLFHRQPLRRELKELDYLFSKLTMTEVVIIAGNHDYLKRDSYYRTFQWSKNVHMILDREIQCVEFPAYSLAIYGMSYDTKQITEECYCDAFAQRRQPYEILLAHGGDDSHIPIKKENLLGLGYDYIAMGHIHKPQIICPDKIAYAGALEPIDKNDTGAHGYIYGEITTKGCRIRFVPFAMRSYIHQTIEVNPSMTEHELKETVAKVIDEKGKENIYKIILDGMRDPEISYNVDTLDPYGNVIEITDQTRPAYQFDKLKEANKGNILGAFVAELEQYPENSLEHQVLCEGVRALMETRRG; the protein is encoded by the coding sequence ATGAGATTCATACACATCGCAGACATACATTTGGGGGCAGACCCGTACATTGGAAGCTCCCGAAAGGAAAAGCGGGAAAAGGAGATATGGACCAGTCTTGAACGAGTACTCGAAGTCTGTGAAAGTAAGCATGTGGAAATGCTTCTGATTGCAGGCGACTTGTTTCACAGGCAGCCGCTCAGACGGGAACTAAAAGAACTGGATTATCTTTTTTCAAAACTGACCATGACTGAGGTGGTTATCATTGCAGGAAACCATGATTATCTGAAGAGAGATTCTTATTATCGGACGTTTCAGTGGTCAAAAAATGTGCATATGATTCTGGACAGGGAGATTCAATGCGTGGAATTTCCAGCATACAGTCTGGCAATCTATGGCATGAGCTATGATACGAAACAGATTACAGAGGAATGCTATTGTGATGCATTTGCACAGCGGCGACAGCCATATGAGATTTTGCTTGCGCACGGAGGAGATGACAGCCATATTCCGATAAAGAAAGAAAATCTGCTGGGGCTTGGTTATGATTATATTGCAATGGGGCACATCCATAAACCGCAGATTATCTGTCCGGATAAAATTGCTTACGCTGGAGCGTTGGAGCCAATCGATAAAAACGATACTGGAGCGCACGGATACATTTACGGAGAGATCACGACCAAGGGATGCAGGATAAGATTCGTACCATTTGCAATGAGATCTTACATACATCAGACGATCGAAGTAAATCCGTCTATGACAGAGCATGAACTAAAAGAGACAGTTGCGAAAGTTATAGATGAAAAAGGAAAGGAAAATATTTACAAGATTATTCTGGACGGAATGCGTGACCCGGAAATTTCCTACAACGTGGACACGCTGGATCCATATGGAAATGTGATCGAGATTACAGATCAGACACGACCGGCGTATCAGTTCGATAAGTTGAAAGAAGCAAATAAGGGAAATATTCTTGGGGCATTTGTGGCAGAGCTGGAACAGTATCCTGAGAATAGTCTGGAACATCAGGTGCTTTGTGAGGGAGTGCGGGCATTGATGGAGACAAGAAGAGGCTAA
- a CDS encoding sensor histidine kinase has product MKNNYRKLKFSILLQTVLVTALTVLVGGFLLNYVIDGIYNDSFARNFVKIMTKLQVSEPTARSLYWKLIGDNKTFFMVVGFLLLFALFFYVALSKMTKYLDQVGEGIENILSESTEPIHLITELKPIEIRLNEIKATLKRQELESVEGEKRKNDLVLFLAHDLKTPLTSIVAYLSMLDGYPKMPEEERKKYIHIALEKSNRLGELINEFFDITRYNLQNIELESVKINLTMMLEQIADELYGVLQEKKLTCDVDVEENLEVYGDPDKLARVFDNILRNAIAYCYENTKIEIQARMKNNKIEITFTNSGDRIPGDMLQTIFEKFYRVDNSRSTGTGGAGLGLAIAKEIVELHDGQIMAKSDDLHTQFIVTLPSENELEENEEGSKNEIHTHRRHTFGGRPVHWKLPKGKAGKGDMDQS; this is encoded by the coding sequence TTGAAGAATAATTATCGTAAATTAAAATTCAGTATTCTCTTGCAGACGGTGCTTGTTACGGCACTGACAGTTCTGGTGGGTGGATTTTTGCTGAATTATGTGATCGATGGAATTTATAATGACAGTTTCGCCAGGAATTTTGTAAAAATAATGACGAAACTGCAAGTGAGTGAACCGACTGCACGGAGCCTGTATTGGAAATTGATAGGAGATAACAAGACATTTTTCATGGTTGTAGGCTTTTTGCTTTTGTTTGCTCTTTTTTTCTATGTGGCACTTTCGAAAATGACAAAGTATCTGGACCAGGTGGGAGAGGGAATTGAAAATATTCTGTCGGAATCTACGGAACCGATTCACCTGATCACAGAATTGAAACCGATTGAGATTCGATTAAATGAGATTAAAGCTACCCTGAAACGGCAGGAGCTGGAGTCAGTGGAAGGCGAGAAACGAAAAAATGATCTGGTGTTGTTTCTGGCGCATGATTTAAAGACACCATTGACTTCTATTGTGGCTTACTTAAGTATGTTGGACGGATATCCAAAGATGCCGGAGGAGGAGCGAAAGAAATATATTCATATTGCTCTGGAGAAATCCAATCGTCTCGGTGAATTAATTAATGAGTTTTTTGACATTACAAGGTACAATTTGCAGAATATCGAGCTGGAGTCGGTGAAGATCAACTTGACCATGATGCTGGAGCAGATTGCAGACGAACTTTATGGCGTACTTCAGGAAAAAAAGCTTACTTGTGATGTGGATGTGGAAGAGAATCTGGAAGTTTACGGCGATCCGGACAAGCTTGCCCGTGTCTTTGATAATATTTTGAGAAATGCCATTGCATATTGTTATGAGAATACCAAAATTGAGATTCAGGCCAGAATGAAAAATAATAAAATCGAGATTACATTTACAAACAGCGGAGACCGGATTCCGGGAGATATGCTGCAGACGATTTTTGAAAAATTTTACCGGGTAGATAATTCCAGGTCGACCGGAACCGGAGGAGCAGGACTTGGTCTTGCGATTGCAAAAGAGATTGTGGAACTACATGATGGACAGATCATGGCGAAAAGTGACGATTTACATACGCAATTTATTGTGACACTGCCGTCGGAAAATGAACTGGAAGAAAATGAAGAGGGAAGTAAAAATGAGATTCATACACATCGCAGACATACATTTGGGGGCAGACCCGTACATTGGAAGCTCCCGAAAGGAAAAGCGGGAAAAGGAGATATGGACCAGTCTTGA
- the vanR gene encoding VanR-ABDEGLN family response regulator transcription factor has translation MNILVVDDEKEIADVIELYLKNDQYNVLKFYTGQEALDCIASTKIDLAILDIMLPDVDGFQILKQIREKYTFPVIMLTAKTEYMDKITGLTLGADDYIPKPFNPLELVARVKAQIRRYTQYNEGTKDEGDVIDFGGLFLNRQSHECTYNEVPLTLTPIEFDILWLLCENRGKVISSEELFHKVWKEECYKNSNNTVMVHIRHLREKMNGPTGKSDFIKTVWGVGYKVEE, from the coding sequence ATGAATATTTTAGTAGTGGATGATGAGAAAGAGATTGCTGATGTTATCGAGTTATACTTGAAGAATGATCAGTATAATGTGCTGAAATTTTATACGGGTCAGGAAGCGCTTGATTGTATTGCCAGTACGAAGATTGATCTTGCGATTCTGGATATCATGCTTCCGGATGTGGACGGATTCCAGATTTTGAAGCAGATTCGTGAGAAATATACATTTCCTGTGATCATGTTGACAGCGAAGACGGAGTATATGGATAAGATCACGGGTCTGACACTTGGTGCTGATGATTATATTCCAAAGCCTTTCAATCCATTGGAGCTGGTTGCCAGGGTGAAAGCACAGATTCGACGCTATACGCAGTACAATGAGGGTACGAAGGACGAGGGGGATGTGATTGATTTTGGCGGTCTGTTCCTGAACCGGCAGTCTCATGAGTGTACTTACAATGAAGTGCCGCTGACACTGACACCGATTGAGTTTGATATTCTGTGGCTGCTCTGTGAGAACCGAGGCAAGGTTATTAGTTCTGAGGAGTTATTCCACAAGGTTTGGAAGGAAGAATGCTATAAGAACAGCAACAATACGGTCATGGTTCATATCCGGCATCTGCGGGAAAAAATGAATGGACCTACCGGAAAATCTGATTTCATTAAGACTGTATGGGGAGTTGGATATAAGGTTGAAGAATAA